In Piliocolobus tephrosceles isolate RC106 chromosome 4, ASM277652v3, whole genome shotgun sequence, the following are encoded in one genomic region:
- the MARCOL gene encoding MARCO-like protein, with translation MKAFIFFLFMLLAMFSASSTQISNTTAFKLEENSEPALILKKKNEANHLGGQRDSNEQGGSYTQGNPGTFSLQGQPGYFNKLEKPRNFRPGRAGVLNQPEILKDSGKSNQKGNPESSNMQEKSRSSSQLGKPGFSTQQGNPGSSGQQGKPGSFSRKVMVGSSSQQGKPGSSSQQGNLGSSTQKGNLGSSSLQGHLGLSSYQGKPESSDQQGKPGSSSQQGNLGSSGQQGKPGSSSQQGKPGASRASSQQGKPGSSSQQGNLHLSSQQGNQGPSSKQGKAGLSRHQGNLGLSSQQGNIGSPSQQGKPESSSQQGNLGSSSHQGKPVSSSHQGKPGASSQQGKPGASSQQGDLGSSSQQGDLESSKHQGKPGSSNQQGDLGSSKHQGKPGLAVPAAKIQLEKQNVNLSTNQSVVLMEKPMVTTAYLKKQRGFLKVDEGKMKFDGDQENFAEISSGGSEPLEERKSKVSVRFIST, from the exons ATGaaggctttcattttctttctcttcatgcTCCTGGCCATGTTCTCAG CATCTTCAACCCAGATTTCAAACACCACTGCTTTCAAACTAGAAGAGAATTCAGAACCTGCActtattctgaagaaaaaaaatgaagctaaCCATCTAGGAGGACAAAGGGATTCTAATGAGCAAGGAGGTAGTTATACACAAGGAAATCCTGGAACATTTAGTCTTCAAGGACAACCAGGATATTTTAACAAGCTAGAGAAACCAAGAAACTTTAGGCCAGGGAGAGCAGGAGTTTTAAACCAGCCTGAGATTTTAAAGGATTCAGGAAAATCTAACCAAAAAGGGAATCCAGAATCTTCTAATATGCAGGAAAAATCAAGATCTTCTAGCCAACTAGGGAAACCAGGGTTTTCTACCCAACAGGGAAATCCAGGGTCATCTGGCCAACAAGGGAAACCAGGGTCATTTAGCCGGAAAGTGATGGTGGGGTCATCTAGCCAACAGGGGAAGCCAGGATCATCTAGCCAACAAGGGAATCTAGGGTCATCTACCCAGAAAGGGAATTTAGGATCTTCTAGCCTACAAGGGCATCTGGGTTTATCTAGCTATCAAGGGAAGCCAGAATCATCTGATCAGCAAGGGAAGCCAGGGTCATCTAGCCAACAGGGAAATCTAGGATCTTCTGGCCAACAGGGGAAGCCAGGATCTTCTAGCCAACAGGGGAAGCCAGGGGCATCTA GGGCATCTAGTCAACAAGGGAAGCCAGGGTCATCTAGCCAACAAGGAAATCTACATTTATCTAGCCAACAAGGGAATCAAGGACCTTCTAGCAAACAGGGGAAGGCAGGGTTATCCAGACATCAAGGAAATCTAGGATTATCTAGCCAGCAAGGGAATATAGGATCTCCTAGCCAACAGGGAAAGCCAGAGTCTTCTAGCCAACAAGGGAATCTAGGGTCATCTAGTCATCAAGGGAAGCCAGTGTCATCTAGCCATCAAGGGAAGCCAGGGGCATCTAGTCAACAAGGGAAGCCAGGGGCATCTAGCCAGCAAGGCGATCTAGGATCATCTAGCCAGCAAGGAGATCTAGAATCTTCTAAGCATCAGGGGAAGCCAGGGTCATCTAACCAGCAAGGAGATCTAGGATCTTCTAAACATCAGGGGAAGCCAGG ACTGGCAGTGCCAGCAGCaaaaattcaattagaaaaacaaaatgtcaatCTGTCTACAAACCAGTCTGTGGTTCTGATGGAAAAACCTATGGTAACCACTGCATACTTAAAGAAGCAAAGAG